A genomic stretch from Mesoplodon densirostris isolate mMesDen1 chromosome 3, mMesDen1 primary haplotype, whole genome shotgun sequence includes:
- the SKP1 gene encoding S-phase kinase-associated protein 1 encodes MPSIKLQSSDGEIFEVDVEIAKQSVTIKTMLEDLGMDDEGDDDPVPLPNVNAAILKKVIQWCTHHKDDPPPPEDDENKEKRTDDIPVWDQEFLKVDQGTLFELILAANYLDIKGLLDVTCKTVANMIKGKTPEEIRKTFNIKNDFTEEEEAQVRKENQWCEEK; translated from the exons ATGCCTTCAATTAAGTTGCAGAGTTCTGATGGAGAGATATTTGAAGTTGATGTTGAAATTGCGAAACAATCTGTGACTATTAAGACCATGTTGGAAG ATTTGGGAATGGATGATGAAGGAGATGATGATCCAGTCCCCTTGCCAAATGTTAATGCAGCAATATTAAAAAAG gtcaTTCAGTGGTGCACCCACCACAAGGATGATCCTCCTCCTCCTGAGGATgatgagaacaaagaaaagcGAACAGATGATATCCCTGTTTGGGATCAAGAATTCCTGAAAGTTGACCAAGGAACACTTTTTGAGCTTATACTG GCAGCAAACTACTTAGACATCAAAGGTCTGCTTGATGTTACCTGCAAGACTGTTGCCAATATGATCAAGGGGAAAACTCCTGAGGAGATTCGAAAGACATTCAATATCAAAAATGATTTTACTGAAGAAGAGGAAGCCCAG GTACGCAAAGAGAACCAGTGGTGTGAGGAGAAGTGA